From one Sulfuricurvum sp. IAE1 genomic stretch:
- a CDS encoding tetratricopeptide repeat protein, whose amino-acid sequence MSLFQILMLAATLFFAYQIYRHVHELDSAAPSGGNRSEPIPTPPSASALVDEADAAYEAGEVEKAKRLLEEAYALEGGNVETINKLAFVTAKSGDVHRAIRLYERSLEIDGSDDLTHNAIASLYRGEGVYERSEEHYRKALSIDPEYAQTHYNYANLLVDMNRTDEARTHYERALELRRDFPQAREALAELERQS is encoded by the coding sequence ATGAGTTTATTTCAGATTTTAATGTTGGCGGCGACACTTTTTTTCGCATACCAGATCTATCGTCACGTGCACGAACTCGACTCCGCCGCCCCGTCGGGGGGGAACCGGTCCGAGCCGATCCCAACGCCCCCCTCGGCCTCCGCACTGGTCGATGAAGCCGACGCGGCATACGAAGCGGGGGAGGTCGAGAAGGCCAAGCGGTTGCTCGAAGAGGCCTACGCGCTGGAGGGAGGCAATGTCGAAACGATCAACAAACTCGCTTTCGTCACCGCCAAAAGCGGGGATGTCCACCGTGCCATCCGGCTCTATGAGCGGTCGCTCGAGATTGACGGAAGCGATGACCTGACCCATAACGCGATTGCCTCGCTCTACCGCGGCGAGGGGGTATACGAACGTTCCGAAGAGCACTATCGCAAAGCACTTTCGATCGATCCTGAGTACGCGCAGACCCACTACAACTACGCCAACCTCCTGGTGGACATGAACCGCACCGACGAGGCCCGTACCCATTACGAACGTGCGCTGGAACTTCGCCGCGATTTTCCGCAGGCCCGTGAGGCCCTGGCGGAGCTGGAGCGTCAGTCATGA
- a CDS encoding NYN domain-containing protein, which produces MTDHQPRLAVLIDADNSQPSTIEGLLDEIAALGIASVKRIYGDWTDSQLKSWKSALLEYGLQPIQQFAYTSGKNATDSAMIIDAMDLLYTKNFDGFCIVSSDSDFTRLASRIRESGVKVYGFGEQKTPKAFIGVCDKFIFTENLRRAQNHKESATPKIKADDKALLSLVRNAVEDTADEAGWSNLGSVGQKLINKSPEFDPRTYGYKKLVDLIIGLKIFEFKASDPFSKSQIYIRVKRPERNPKK; this is translated from the coding sequence ATGACCGACCATCAGCCGCGGCTCGCCGTTCTCATTGACGCTGACAACTCCCAGCCCTCGACGATCGAGGGGCTGCTCGATGAGATCGCCGCACTGGGAATCGCGAGCGTCAAACGGATCTACGGCGACTGGACCGACAGCCAGCTCAAAAGCTGGAAAAGCGCGTTGCTCGAATACGGGTTGCAGCCGATTCAGCAGTTTGCCTACACGAGCGGCAAAAACGCAACCGACAGCGCGATGATCATCGACGCCATGGATCTGCTCTACACGAAAAATTTCGACGGATTCTGCATCGTCTCCAGTGACAGCGATTTCACCCGTCTTGCCAGCCGCATCCGTGAATCGGGAGTCAAGGTTTACGGTTTCGGAGAACAGAAAACGCCCAAAGCGTTTATCGGGGTATGCGACAAGTTTATTTTCACCGAAAACCTTCGCCGTGCCCAAAACCACAAAGAATCTGCCACCCCGAAAATCAAGGCGGACGATAAAGCGCTCCTTTCACTGGTACGCAACGCGGTCGAAGATACTGCGGATGAAGCGGGATGGTCGAACCTCGGGAGCGTAGGGCAAAAGCTCATCAACAAATCGCCCGAGTTCGACCCCAGGACGTACGGGTACAAAAAACTGGTCGACCTGATCATCGGGCTTAAAATATTCGAGTTCAAAGCATCCGATCCGTTTTCCAAATCCCAAATCTACATCCGCGTCAAGCGGCCCGAAAGGAACCCCAAAAAATGA
- a CDS encoding Nif3-like dinuclear metal center hexameric protein, translating into MTVRDIYASLDALSPFVMQEGWDNSGLLVGDFSQEVTTVVLSIDIDEELLETVPENALLITHHPVIFGGLKQLQFNQYPAKILAPMIRKNIANIAMHTNFDQTHLNDYVATQVLGYPIIAKEGFVAYLGVDEAYDTFALKVKTALGLPNIRGVRCHERITTCALVTGSGASLMRNIQADCFLTGDIKYHDAMEAKTLGLSMLDIGHYESERYFGEVLAPHLEKLGLSVIISPSKNPFTYL; encoded by the coding sequence ATGACGGTACGCGATATTTACGCCAGCCTTGACGCGCTTTCCCCTTTCGTCATGCAAGAAGGGTGGGACAATTCGGGGCTTCTCGTCGGCGATTTTTCGCAGGAGGTGACGACGGTCGTCCTCTCCATCGACATCGACGAAGAGCTGCTCGAGACGGTTCCCGAAAATGCGCTGCTCATTACTCACCACCCCGTTATCTTCGGGGGGCTCAAACAGCTGCAGTTCAATCAGTACCCGGCCAAGATCCTCGCCCCGATGATCCGCAAAAACATCGCCAACATCGCTATGCACACCAACTTCGACCAGACTCATCTGAATGATTATGTCGCGACGCAGGTGCTGGGGTATCCCATTATCGCCAAAGAGGGCTTCGTCGCCTACCTGGGTGTCGACGAAGCGTACGACACGTTTGCACTCAAAGTCAAAACGGCGCTGGGGCTGCCGAACATCCGCGGTGTCCGGTGCCACGAGCGTATCACGACCTGCGCGCTGGTGACGGGATCGGGGGCATCGCTGATGCGCAACATCCAGGCCGATTGTTTCCTGACCGGCGACATCAAGTACCACGACGCGATGGAAGCTAAAACGCTGGGGCTTTCGATGCTCGACATCGGGCACTACGAGAGCGAGCGCTATTTTGGGGAGGTTTTGGCCCCCCATTTGGAAAAATTAGGATTGAGTGTTATAATTTCGCCATCGAAAAACCCCTTCACCTATCTGTAA
- a CDS encoding zinc ribbon domain-containing protein has product MNKHLEQLIELSQIDKEIDAFEPQIEEANLQYDALTATKNGIINEISALKQEIKDEQLKKQKNELHLAELSAKLEENGKKSAEVKTEREMKSLQLEEEIAKEQVAFANEEIERLEKLIDHKQGKIDELEAKAVEIEGNLVTVKADVDVKLAQIDEERKEVFARKQTLVSSMNQKGLSFYQKIRRWAKNTTAVPVRNQACMGCFMAVSDKIYADVIKGEEITTCPHCGRILYLEPTSDALGA; this is encoded by the coding sequence ATGAACAAACACCTTGAACAGCTGATTGAATTGTCTCAGATCGATAAAGAGATCGATGCGTTTGAACCGCAAATCGAAGAAGCCAACCTTCAGTACGACGCGTTGACGGCGACGAAAAACGGCATTATCAACGAGATTTCGGCACTGAAACAAGAGATCAAAGACGAGCAGCTCAAAAAACAGAAAAACGAGCTTCACCTGGCCGAGCTCTCCGCCAAACTCGAAGAAAACGGCAAAAAAAGCGCGGAAGTCAAAACCGAGCGTGAAATGAAATCACTCCAGCTCGAAGAAGAGATCGCCAAAGAGCAGGTGGCGTTTGCCAACGAAGAGATCGAGCGCCTCGAAAAACTGATCGATCACAAGCAGGGCAAAATCGATGAACTCGAAGCCAAAGCGGTCGAGATCGAGGGGAACCTTGTCACCGTCAAAGCCGACGTCGATGTCAAGCTGGCCCAGATCGACGAAGAGCGCAAGGAAGTTTTCGCGCGCAAACAGACCCTTGTGTCGTCGATGAACCAAAAAGGGTTGTCGTTCTACCAGAAAATCCGCCGCTGGGCGAAAAACACGACGGCAGTTCCCGTACGCAACCAGGCGTGTATGGGATGTTTCATGGCGGTCAGCGACAAGATCTACGCCGACGTCATCAAAGGTGAAGAGATTACGACCTGCCCTCACTGCGGGCGTATCCTCTACCTCGAACCGACTTCTGACGCTCTCGGTGCGTAA
- the waaA gene encoding lipid IV(A) 3-deoxy-D-manno-octulosonic acid transferase, which translates to MRKLFFDLAYTLLAAFLYAVTLPVLILFSFKKKYRHSLPARFFGVKNPPFAPHDIWFHVCSLGEAKAIAPLVERLGEKRLAISVITHTGHEAASKYAAQVRYLPFEPWLWFWIERPKTLVVLEAEFWYLLFRLANKRGARVIALNARISERSFPKYYKMRWFYRRLLAECDRIFCQSTEDMARFIALGARNVEVVGNIKLAQKIESTRSYPKPDGTLIVAGSTHEGEEEAILEAFAAYREHNPEAKLLVVPRHPERFGKVAELIVQRLPQMVLSRWSESRSVGADVTLVDAMGELNNLYAISDVAILGGAFKPIGGHNPLEPATFGCKIISGKEIFHQRELFKYVSHVQFVESEEIASALVRAEKLPPSQVEGSVDLGRIVEFLKTEKIT; encoded by the coding sequence GTGCGTAAGCTATTTTTTGATTTAGCCTATACCCTGCTGGCAGCGTTCCTATACGCTGTCACCCTTCCGGTCCTGATCCTCTTTTCCTTCAAGAAAAAATATCGTCATTCGCTTCCGGCACGGTTTTTCGGCGTGAAAAATCCTCCGTTTGCCCCGCACGATATCTGGTTCCATGTCTGCTCGCTGGGGGAAGCTAAAGCGATTGCCCCACTAGTGGAACGGCTGGGGGAGAAGCGTCTGGCGATCAGCGTCATTACCCACACGGGGCATGAGGCGGCGTCGAAATACGCCGCGCAGGTACGTTACCTCCCCTTTGAACCGTGGCTTTGGTTTTGGATCGAGCGTCCCAAAACGCTCGTCGTGCTCGAGGCCGAATTCTGGTATCTGCTGTTTCGGCTTGCGAACAAACGGGGTGCAAGGGTGATCGCACTGAACGCGCGCATCAGCGAACGGAGCTTTCCGAAATACTACAAAATGCGCTGGTTCTATCGCCGTCTGCTGGCCGAGTGCGACCGTATTTTCTGCCAGAGTACCGAAGATATGGCCCGTTTCATCGCCCTTGGGGCACGTAACGTCGAAGTGGTCGGAAACATCAAACTGGCGCAGAAGATTGAATCGACACGTTCCTACCCCAAGCCCGATGGGACGCTTATCGTTGCGGGAAGCACCCATGAAGGGGAAGAGGAAGCGATTCTCGAGGCGTTCGCCGCATATCGCGAACACAATCCCGAAGCGAAGCTCCTGGTCGTGCCGCGTCATCCCGAACGGTTCGGCAAAGTGGCCGAATTGATCGTTCAGCGTTTGCCGCAGATGGTTCTGAGCCGCTGGAGCGAATCGCGCTCGGTCGGAGCGGACGTCACGCTCGTCGACGCGATGGGAGAACTGAACAACCTCTATGCCATCAGTGACGTGGCGATCCTGGGCGGAGCGTTCAAGCCCATTGGGGGGCACAACCCGCTCGAACCGGCTACGTTCGGGTGCAAGATCATCAGCGGGAAAGAGATTTTTCACCAGCGCGAATTGTTCAAATACGTCTCGCACGTCCAGTTCGTCGAAAGCGAAGAGATTGCATCGGCACTGGTCCGTGCCGAAAAGCTTCCCCCCTCGCAGGTAGAAGGGAGCGTCGATTTGGGACGGATCGTAGAGTTTTTAAAAACGGAGAAAATAACATGA
- a CDS encoding RNA pseudouridine synthase, protein MKEKAYKLLAQQEGISNSEAKSLIDRGLVYVGNSKVMIARGEISPKTVFIVQKVEKIRPIFEDENLIVVDKPAFMNSDEIERQFKGSQLLHRLDRETSGVLMLVKNEEFRLKAIGEFKRDRVYKEYVAWVDGIVSEPFVVDQPLFTEKKGNKAYTKVSKKGKPAITEVTPLEVSAKKTKVQLVIHHGRTHQIRAHMKFAQHPIIGDESYGGRPSKRVMLHAKKVTLLGQTFEAPEPTIFAHFGS, encoded by the coding sequence ATGAAAGAAAAAGCGTATAAATTATTAGCCCAGCAAGAGGGGATCTCGAACTCCGAAGCCAAATCGCTCATCGACCGGGGACTGGTTTACGTCGGCAATTCGAAAGTGATGATCGCCCGCGGCGAGATCAGCCCCAAAACGGTTTTCATCGTCCAGAAAGTTGAAAAAATCCGGCCGATTTTCGAAGACGAGAATCTGATCGTCGTCGACAAACCGGCGTTCATGAACTCCGACGAGATCGAGCGGCAGTTCAAAGGGAGCCAGCTGCTCCACCGGCTCGACCGTGAGACGAGCGGGGTCCTCATGCTCGTCAAAAACGAGGAGTTTCGCCTTAAAGCGATCGGGGAGTTCAAGCGTGACCGCGTTTACAAAGAATACGTCGCATGGGTTGATGGAATCGTCAGCGAACCGTTTGTGGTCGACCAGCCGCTCTTCACCGAGAAAAAAGGGAACAAGGCTTATACGAAAGTTTCGAAAAAAGGGAAACCCGCAATCACCGAAGTGACCCCGCTGGAGGTTTCGGCCAAGAAAACGAAAGTACAGCTCGTGATTCACCACGGCCGGACCCACCAGATCCGCGCCCACATGAAATTTGCCCAGCATCCGATCATCGGGGACGAGAGCTACGGCGGACGTCCTTCAAAACGGGTAATGCTCCATGCCAAAAAAGTGACGCTCCTGGGGCAGACGTTCGAAGCCCCCGAGCCGACGATTTTCGCCCACTTCGGGAGTTGA
- the ffh gene encoding signal recognition particle protein gives MFDTLTESFTSAIRKIRFHDDEKALTKALGELKKALLKADVHHKVVKELIDAVELQTKQSGIGKDQFLGALRTSLHALLEVPGKSGFVYAPVAPTVILMTGLQGSGKTTTTGKLANWLKVRQKKKVLVVAADLQRLAAVEQLRQVCGAIDVELYADDATKNPVEVVKGAMEHARRALVDVVLIDTAGRLAIDEALMGELAEVKAAANPHEIFYVADSLAGQDAVRTAATFNEKIGIDGVILTKYDGDSKGGVALGIASQIQVPLRFIGSGEKMEDLEIFLPDRIVNRLMGLGDIEGLAEKTASVIDEKKAKQLTKKIKKGEFNFNDFLEQMESLKKMGSMKSLIGMIPGMGNMASALKDFDLENSGELKKIKALVSSMTMKEREDPELLNNSRKARLAKGAGLSIIEVNRILKQFKNASKMAKKFSGKEGMKNLQSMMGQMKGMQLPR, from the coding sequence GTGTTCGACACGCTGACAGAATCGTTTACATCGGCCATACGCAAGATCCGTTTTCACGACGATGAAAAGGCGCTTACCAAAGCCCTTGGCGAGCTGAAAAAAGCGCTTCTCAAAGCTGATGTCCACCATAAAGTCGTCAAAGAACTGATCGATGCGGTCGAACTCCAGACCAAACAAAGCGGCATCGGCAAGGACCAGTTCCTCGGTGCCCTGCGCACGTCGCTCCATGCCCTTCTCGAAGTACCTGGCAAAAGCGGTTTCGTCTACGCTCCCGTCGCTCCGACCGTCATTTTGATGACGGGTTTACAGGGATCGGGAAAAACGACGACGACAGGGAAACTGGCCAACTGGCTTAAAGTGCGCCAGAAGAAAAAAGTACTCGTCGTGGCGGCGGACCTGCAGCGTCTTGCGGCGGTCGAGCAGTTGCGGCAGGTGTGCGGCGCCATCGATGTCGAACTCTACGCCGACGACGCGACGAAAAATCCCGTCGAGGTGGTCAAAGGGGCGATGGAACACGCCCGCAGAGCCCTCGTGGACGTGGTGCTGATCGACACCGCCGGACGTCTTGCGATCGACGAGGCGCTGATGGGCGAACTGGCCGAGGTCAAAGCGGCGGCCAACCCGCATGAAATTTTCTACGTTGCCGACTCTCTGGCGGGGCAGGACGCCGTCCGTACCGCCGCGACGTTCAACGAAAAAATCGGTATCGACGGCGTCATCCTGACCAAATACGACGGCGATTCCAAAGGGGGCGTCGCCCTGGGGATCGCGTCGCAGATCCAGGTGCCCTTGCGCTTTATCGGTTCGGGCGAAAAGATGGAAGACCTCGAGATTTTCCTCCCTGACCGGATCGTCAACCGCCTGATGGGGCTGGGAGACATCGAAGGGCTGGCCGAAAAGACCGCTTCGGTGATCGACGAGAAAAAAGCGAAGCAGCTGACCAAAAAGATCAAAAAAGGGGAGTTCAATTTCAACGACTTCCTCGAGCAGATGGAGAGCCTCAAAAAAATGGGGAGCATGAAGTCGCTGATCGGGATGATCCCGGGAATGGGGAACATGGCTTCCGCGCTCAAGGATTTCGATCTCGAAAACTCCGGCGAGCTCAAAAAGATCAAGGCCCTTGTGTCGTCGATGACAATGAAAGAACGCGAAGACCCCGAACTCCTCAACAACAGCCGCAAAGCGCGTCTGGCCAAAGGGGCGGGGCTTTCGATCATCGAGGTCAACCGCATCCTCAAACAGTTCAAGAACGCGTCGAAAATGGCGAAAAAGTTCTCGGGCAAAGAGGGGATGAAGAATCTGCAGAGCATGATGGGGCAGATGAAGGGGATGCAGCTTCCGCGCTGA
- the rpsP gene encoding 30S ribosomal protein S16, with the protein MATVIRLTRMGRKKQPFYRIAVTDSRKRRDGGWIELIGYYNPMTDPITTKIDEERLNYWLSVGAQMSDRVKKITGK; encoded by the coding sequence ATGGCAACAGTCATTCGCTTGACCCGTATGGGACGCAAAAAACAACCTTTCTACCGCATCGCGGTAACAGACAGTCGTAAACGCCGCGACGGCGGATGGATCGAACTGATCGGATACTACAACCCGATGACCGATCCTATCACGACAAAAATCGACGAAGAGCGTCTGAACTACTGGCTGAGTGTCGGCGCTCAAATGTCAGACCGCGTTAAAAAAATCACCGGTAAATAA
- a CDS encoding KH domain-containing protein translates to MVADFVAGFAKLIAAYPDDIRVESFEGDEVTEIVLYANQADVGKLIGKEGKMIGAIKTVISGCKAKDGKSYRINVEPLS, encoded by the coding sequence ATGGTAGCCGACTTCGTCGCGGGATTCGCAAAGCTGATCGCCGCCTATCCTGATGATATCAGAGTAGAGTCGTTTGAAGGCGACGAAGTGACCGAGATCGTCCTCTACGCCAACCAGGCGGATGTGGGCAAACTCATCGGCAAAGAAGGGAAGATGATCGGCGCGATCAAAACGGTCATCTCGGGCTGCAAGGCCAAAGACGGAAAAAGTTACCGCATCAATGTCGAACCGCTTTCGTAA
- the rimM gene encoding ribosome maturation factor RimM (Essential for efficient processing of 16S rRNA), which produces MSNRFRNTLSSDWLHVATLGRTVGLKGDMKLNLHTDFPEQFSAGSTFTLENGTVVTFESYSPEREIVRLKGYTTPEAAKALTNAKLFTTKEATRERCGLEEGEFFWFDLIGLSVAEGEMKLGSVQEIERIGAQDYLLVATDPALVARGLPATFLIPYIDHYVIECDTETKTVRVRGGLDLLEAS; this is translated from the coding sequence ATGTCGAACCGCTTTCGTAACACCCTCTCCTCCGATTGGCTGCACGTCGCCACCCTCGGCCGTACCGTCGGCCTCAAGGGCGACATGAAACTCAACCTCCACACCGATTTCCCCGAACAGTTCAGTGCGGGTTCCACGTTTACCCTTGAAAACGGTACCGTCGTCACGTTCGAGTCGTACAGTCCCGAACGTGAAATCGTACGTCTTAAGGGGTACACGACTCCCGAAGCGGCCAAGGCCCTCACGAACGCCAAGCTTTTCACGACCAAAGAAGCGACGCGTGAGCGGTGCGGGCTCGAGGAAGGGGAATTCTTCTGGTTCGACCTGATCGGTCTCTCCGTCGCGGAAGGGGAGATGAAGCTGGGCAGCGTACAAGAGATCGAACGGATCGGCGCGCAGGATTATCTCCTTGTCGCGACCGATCCGGCCCTCGTCGCACGGGGACTTCCCGCGACGTTTCTGATCCCCTACATCGATCATTACGTCATCGAATGCGACACGGAAACCAAAACGGTTCGCGTCCGGGGCGGACTGGACCTCCTGGAAGCTTCCTGA
- the trmD gene encoding tRNA (guanosine(37)-N1)-methyltransferase TrmD, with amino-acid sequence MRFTYVTLFSNLIEGYFQDSILKRAIEAGHFDVGYLNPRDFSASKHAKVDDTAAGGGAGMVMVPQPLFDALRTLPADAHIIFAAPVGKQFTQNDAKRLATKQHVVFVSGRYEGIDERVIETFADEVFSIGDYVLTGGELPSLVMTDAIVRNLEGVLGNSESLDYESFETPLLEAPTFGKPAVYENMAVPSEYLKGNHSKIHALKSSLSECKTKFFRPEQLLKHKIRTSYEK; translated from the coding sequence ATGCGTTTTACGTACGTTACGCTGTTTTCCAACCTGATCGAGGGGTATTTCCAGGATTCGATCCTCAAGCGGGCGATCGAAGCGGGTCACTTTGATGTGGGGTATCTAAACCCGAGGGATTTCAGCGCCTCCAAACATGCCAAGGTTGACGACACGGCCGCCGGCGGAGGTGCGGGGATGGTAATGGTTCCGCAGCCGTTGTTCGATGCGTTGCGGACGCTCCCTGCGGATGCCCACATCATATTCGCGGCACCCGTCGGAAAGCAGTTCACCCAAAACGATGCCAAGCGCCTTGCGACCAAACAACACGTCGTTTTCGTCAGCGGGCGCTACGAAGGGATCGACGAACGGGTGATCGAAACTTTCGCCGACGAAGTGTTCAGCATCGGTGATTATGTTCTCACGGGGGGCGAGCTTCCCTCGCTCGTGATGACCGACGCCATCGTCCGAAATCTCGAAGGGGTACTCGGCAACAGTGAATCGCTCGATTACGAAAGCTTCGAAACGCCACTTTTGGAAGCACCTACGTTTGGAAAACCCGCTGTTTATGAGAATATGGCTGTCCCATCAGAATATTTAAAGGGAAACCATAGTAAAATTCATGCACTAAAATCGTCTCTGTCTGAATGCAAAACAAAATTCTTCAGGCCGGAGCAGCTTCTAAAGCATAAAATAAGGACATCTTATGAAAAATAA
- the rplS gene encoding 50S ribosomal protein L19: MKNKYIASFEQAQIAGKEIPDFRAGDTLRLAVTITEGEKSRVQNYEGVCIAVRGEGVSKTITVRKIGANGVGIERIFPIYSDSLEKIEVLRRGRVRRAKLFYLRDLAGKAARIKELRK, translated from the coding sequence ATGAAAAATAAGTACATCGCTAGCTTCGAGCAAGCGCAAATCGCCGGTAAAGAAATTCCTGACTTTCGCGCAGGTGATACCCTTCGTTTGGCCGTAACCATTACAGAAGGTGAAAAATCTCGCGTTCAAAACTACGAAGGTGTATGTATCGCTGTCCGCGGCGAAGGCGTCAGCAAAACCATCACCGTTCGTAAAATCGGTGCCAACGGTGTCGGTATCGAGCGTATTTTCCCAATCTACAGCGACAGCCTCGAGAAAATCGAAGTTCTTCGCCGTGGTCGCGTTCGCCGCGCGAAACTGTTCTACCTCCGCGACCTTGCCGGTAAAGCAGCGCGTATTAAAGAACTCCGCAAATAA
- the smpB gene encoding SsrA-binding protein SmpB: MGETIATNKKAFFDYHIEEKFEAGLELMGSEVKAIRAGRVNLKDGFVKIVKGEAFVFNVHIGHLETTHRHYGHEERRARKLLLHKKQIEKMFKAVEKEGFTLVPLSLYFNDRNIAKMQVAIVKGKKLYDKREDLKQKDIKRDIERALKGE, translated from the coding sequence ATGGGTGAAACGATCGCCACCAACAAAAAAGCGTTTTTCGACTATCACATCGAGGAAAAATTCGAAGCGGGCCTCGAACTTATGGGAAGCGAAGTCAAAGCGATCCGCGCCGGACGTGTCAATCTCAAAGACGGCTTCGTGAAAATCGTCAAAGGGGAAGCCTTCGTCTTCAATGTCCATATCGGCCACCTTGAGACGACCCACCGCCATTACGGTCACGAGGAGCGCCGTGCGCGAAAACTTCTCCTGCACAAAAAACAGATTGAGAAAATGTTCAAAGCGGTCGAAAAAGAGGGGTTTACCCTGGTTCCGCTGAGCCTCTATTTCAACGACCGTAACATCGCCAAAATGCAGGTGGCTATCGTGAAGGGTAAAAAACTCTACGACAAACGCGAGGATCTCAAACAAAAAGATATCAAACGCGATATCGAACGGGCGCTAAAAGGGGAATAA
- a CDS encoding 4-(cytidine 5'-diphospho)-2-C-methyl-D-erythritol kinase, with the protein MIRYPAYAKVNVFLKITGTRGEYHTLTSRFVLVKELCDLLWFESKTTPEFEIRGDFDCDVGSNTIYKAYKHLQSATRSNTLSAFFETHAVCVDKQIPSFAGLGGGSSDAATFLRMCNDTFELGLSKDELAEIGANVGADVPFFVYGYESANVKGIGEIVEPYDEPAMAFEVTTPDLRISTPAVYRYYREHLYDPISQEEATRLEAMPSRDILASLVPKEANDLYPAALGCYPELAEKEGWFFSGSGSSFFKIKDE; encoded by the coding sequence ATGATCCGCTATCCCGCTTACGCCAAAGTCAACGTATTTCTCAAAATCACCGGAACGAGAGGGGAATACCATACCCTCACCTCCCGCTTCGTCCTTGTCAAAGAGCTCTGCGATCTTTTGTGGTTCGAGTCCAAAACAACGCCCGAATTCGAAATCCGGGGGGATTTTGACTGCGATGTCGGATCCAATACCATCTATAAAGCCTATAAACACCTACAAAGCGCCACCCGTTCCAACACCCTGTCTGCTTTTTTCGAAACCCACGCCGTTTGCGTCGACAAACAGATCCCCTCTTTCGCGGGTCTCGGCGGCGGAAGTTCGGATGCGGCCACGTTTTTACGTATGTGCAATGACACCTTCGAGCTGGGGCTCTCAAAAGACGAGCTCGCAGAAATCGGGGCAAACGTCGGAGCCGATGTTCCGTTTTTCGTCTACGGCTATGAGAGTGCCAACGTCAAAGGGATCGGCGAGATCGTCGAGCCTTACGACGAACCGGCAATGGCATTCGAGGTGACTACCCCCGATCTTCGCATCAGCACCCCTGCGGTGTATCGCTACTATCGGGAACACCTCTACGACCCGATTAGCCAAGAGGAGGCCACGCGCCTCGAGGCGATGCCCTCACGTGACATTCTCGCATCCCTAGTGCCCAAAGAAGCCAACGACCTCTATCCCGCAGCACTGGGGTGCTATCCCGAGCTTGCCGAAAAAGAGGGATGGTTTTTCTCCGGCAGCGGAAGCAGTTTTTTCAAAATCAAGGATGAGTAA
- the csrA gene encoding carbon storage regulator CsrA, whose translation MLILSRKADESVIIADTITVKVVSIEKGVVKLGIDAPHNIRILRSELVKAVEHSNKEASTAASDESLLQQLVHKLKL comes from the coding sequence ATGCTGATCCTTTCCCGCAAAGCCGATGAGTCCGTTATTATCGCCGATACCATCACCGTCAAAGTCGTCTCGATCGAAAAAGGGGTGGTCAAACTCGGCATCGACGCGCCCCATAACATCCGGATTCTCCGCAGCGAACTGGTCAAGGCGGTCGAACACTCCAATAAAGAGGCTTCCACCGCCGCCAGCGACGAATCGCTGCTGCAGCAACTGGTGCATAAACTCAAATTATGA